The following are from one region of the Populus trichocarpa isolate Nisqually-1 chromosome 8, P.trichocarpa_v4.1, whole genome shotgun sequence genome:
- the LOC7494905 gene encoding uncharacterized protein LOC7494905 — protein MATDDFPLIDEPPPHPPTRHPYSVTTTGDYYYSDHDKSAATPSSKRNQQNHYYNNNKRSKSNSITEIESCDYRDYRKDREEWSDAAISCLLEAYTEKYNQLNRGNLRGRDWEEVAEAVSERGGSNKKSVEQCKNKIDNLKKRYKVELQRISGSGSSWHWFKHIEAIMGNACNGKSGGGGESDGGGGGGSGGNVNAAVKQVKRYTSGSAAFANTLKTKPVPNLKWRRVVFKISGSALAGNCQNIDPKVAMQIAREVATASRGGLEIAIVLGGRNFFCGDSWISATGLERPTAYQISMMATVMNSILLQSALEKHGVQARVQSAFAMPELAEPYSRQRAIRHLEKGRVVIFGGAGAGAGAGAGNPLFTTDTAAALRASEINADALLKGTTNVDGVYDNHAGNSNAILDHISFREVVSRGVTSMDMMAITYCEENGIPVVIFNLLEPGNISRALCGDQVGTLIDQAGRIS, from the exons ATGGCCACCGACGATTTCCCCCTCATCGACGAGCCACCTCCTCACCCTCCAACGCGCCACCCATATTCCGTCACAACCACCGGTGATTACTACTACTCCGATCACGACAAATCCGCGGCCACACCGTCCTCGAAACGCAACCAGCAAAACCACtactacaacaacaacaagagaTCGAAATCAAACAGCATCACGGAGATAGAATCTTGTGATTACCGTGATTACAGGAAGGATAGAGAGGAATGGAGCGATGCGGCGATATCGTGTTTGTTAGAGGCGTATACGGAGAAGTATAATCAGTTGAATAGAGGGAATTTGAGAGGGAGGGATTGGGAGGAAGTAGCGGAAGCGGTGAGTGAGAGAGGAGGGAGTAATAAGAAGAGTGTGGAGCAGTGTAAGAATAAGATTGATAATTTGAAGAAGAGGTATAAAGTGGAGTTACAGAGGATTAGTGGGAGTGGGAGCAGTTGGCATTGGTTTAAGCATATAGAGGCTATTATGGGGAATGCATGTAATGGGaagagtggtggtggtggagagagTGATGGTGGCGGTGGTGGAGGGAGTGGTGGGAATGTTAATGCGGCGGTTAAGCAAGTTAAAAG GTATACATCTGGCAGTGCTGCATTTGCTAATACTCTCAAAACTAAACCAGTGCCAAATTTAAAATGGCGGAGAGTGGTGTTTAAAATAAGTGGTTCTGCATTGGCTGGGAATTGCCAGAATATTGATCCTAAG GTAGCTATGCAGATTGCTCGGGAAGTAGCAACAGCTAGCCGCGGTGGACTGGAG ATTGCTATTGTTCTTGGAGGTCGCAATTTCTTTTGTGGAGACTCATGGATATCTGCTACTGGCTTAGAGAGGCCTACTGCGTATCAAATCAG CATGATGGCAACAGTTATGAATTCAATATTGCTTCAATCAGCTTTGGAGAAGCATGGTGTTCAGGCTCGTGTGCAAAGTGCATTCGCAATGCCAGAGTTAGCTGAACCTTATAGCAGGCAACGGGCCATCCGGCATCTTGAGAAAGGAAGAGTTGTCATATTTGGTGGTGCTGgggctggtgctggtgctggtgctggaaATCCACTATTCACTACTGACACCGCAGCAGCTCTGAGAGCTTCAGAGA TTAATGCAGATGCGCTCCTTAAAGGTACCACTAATGTTGATGGTGTCTATGATAATCATGCTGGTAACAGCAATGCAATACTGGATCACATATCATTCAGAGAGGTGGTTTCCAGGGGTGTTACCTCAATGGACATGATGGCAATTACTTACTGTGAAGAGAATGGAATTCCTG TGGTCATCTTTAATTTGCTCGAGCCTGGGAATATCTCAAGAGCATTATGTGGAGACCAAGTTGGCACTTTGATTGATCAAGCAGGAAGGATTAGTTAA